Proteins encoded by one window of Sebaldella sp. S0638:
- a CDS encoding precorrin-8X methylmutase — protein sequence MSYIKAPMDIEKRSFEIIEEELGEKINNFTEAEKPVVKRIIHTTADFEYADLLDIENDAINSGMEALKSGCKIYCDTNMIVNGLSKSILEKFSVKAYSLVSDEDTIKEAKERGVTRSIVGMEKALKDKDTKIFLIGNAPTALYTLLENMKENTPKLIVGVPVGFVGASESKEELSKYNVPYIRIRGRKGGSTVAVSILHGILYQMYQREGM from the coding sequence ATGTCGTATATAAAAGCACCAATGGATATAGAGAAAAGAAGCTTTGAAATAATAGAAGAGGAACTCGGGGAAAAAATAAATAATTTTACAGAAGCCGAGAAACCTGTGGTAAAAAGAATTATACATACTACCGCGGATTTTGAATATGCTGATCTGCTGGATATAGAAAATGATGCAATAAATTCAGGAATGGAAGCATTAAAGTCGGGGTGTAAAATTTATTGTGACACGAATATGATAGTAAACGGATTAAGCAAAAGTATACTGGAAAAATTTTCCGTGAAAGCATACTCGCTTGTATCAGATGAAGACACTATAAAGGAAGCAAAAGAAAGAGGAGTAACAAGGTCTATAGTGGGAATGGAAAAAGCTTTGAAAGATAAAGATACAAAGATATTCCTTATAGGTAACGCACCTACGGCTCTTTATACACTTCTGGAAAATATGAAAGAAAATACACCGAAATTAATAGTGGGAGTTCCTGTGGGATTCGTCGGGGCAAGTGAATCAAAAGAGGAATTATCAAAGTATAATGTTCCGTATATAAGAATAAGAGGCAGAAAGGGCGGAAGTACAGTAGCTGTGTCTATTCTTCACGGTATTTTATACCAGATGTACCAAAGGGAAGGAATGTAA
- a CDS encoding energy-coupling factor ABC transporter permease, which translates to MKNKSRIYLVASAFLILSVSSYSMHIMEGYLPVKWAVFWFVLCAPFWAYGLVKLQKKAKGNVEEKLTLALAGAFIFVLSALKIPSVTGSSSHPTGVGLSAILFGPFVTSILGTIALIFQAVLLAHGGLTTLGANAFSMAVAGPLVSYGIYRLLKNKNKSLAVFLAASLGNLSTYVITSFQLALANPSADGGIAASFVKFAMIFAVTQIPLAVIEGLLTNVVMNLLEKYNIKQGVKA; encoded by the coding sequence ATGAAAAATAAAAGCAGAATATATTTAGTGGCATCAGCATTTTTAATATTATCAGTAAGCAGTTATTCAATGCATATTATGGAGGGATATCTCCCTGTAAAATGGGCTGTATTCTGGTTCGTTCTCTGTGCACCGTTCTGGGCTTACGGACTTGTAAAACTACAGAAAAAAGCTAAAGGCAATGTGGAAGAAAAGCTGACGCTGGCACTTGCAGGAGCATTTATTTTCGTTCTTTCTGCATTAAAAATACCGTCAGTAACAGGAAGCTCATCACATCCTACAGGAGTAGGGCTGTCTGCAATACTGTTCGGGCCGTTTGTAACATCAATATTAGGGACTATAGCACTGATATTTCAGGCAGTATTGCTCGCACACGGAGGACTTACCACTCTCGGGGCGAATGCATTTTCCATGGCAGTGGCAGGACCTTTGGTATCATACGGTATTTACAGACTTTTGAAAAATAAAAATAAATCCCTTGCAGTATTTCTTGCAGCTTCACTGGGAAATCTCAGTACATATGTAATTACTTCATTTCAGCTGGCTCTTGCGAATCCTTCGGCAGACGGAGGAATAGCAGCGTCATTTGTGAAATTTGCGATGATTTTTGCTGTGACACAGATACCTTTGGCAGTAATAGAAGGACTTCTGACTAACGTAGTAATGAATTTACTTGAAAAATATAATATAAAGCAAGGGGTGAAGGCGTAG
- a CDS encoding energy-coupling factor ABC transporter substrate-binding protein has product MKILKNNLALICLVIIIGAAPLLLVKNSEFGGADGKAEELITEINPGYQPWAESLLEPPGGETESLLFALQAALGAGVVCYVLGYFRGRAKNADR; this is encoded by the coding sequence ATGAAAATTCTTAAAAATAATCTGGCATTAATTTGTTTAGTAATAATTATCGGAGCGGCTCCTTTACTGTTGGTAAAAAATTCCGAATTCGGCGGTGCAGACGGGAAGGCCGAGGAATTAATAACTGAAATAAATCCGGGATACCAGCCTTGGGCGGAAAGCCTTCTGGAACCGCCGGGGGGAGAGACAGAAAGTCTTTTATTTGCCTTGCAGGCAGCACTCGGGGCAGGAGTAGTATGTTACGTTCTGGGATATTTCAGAGGCAGAGCAAAGAATGCTGATAGATAA
- a CDS encoding CbiQ family ECF transporter T component: protein MLIDKISYANSLKDVNPLEKFILSAGVLVFLLMTKEKTIFIIDFVIFNFIILFIMKVSVGKLLKLYSIPAVFILTTLIPMFFIKGDITLLLLRAFASLSAAYFLVCSTPAADLDYIFLKLKFPKIFREMFLLIYRYIFVLFDIKDQVITAQKSRSGYVNYSASRRSFGVLLISILRKTYYYSKNSVKAVEARLGNEFIFYQRRYNKPGKEVVFIITILLINLFLVVWYA from the coding sequence ATGCTGATAGATAAAATATCTTATGCTAATTCTCTCAAGGATGTTAATCCACTTGAAAAATTTATTTTATCTGCAGGAGTACTGGTGTTCTTATTAATGACAAAAGAAAAAACAATTTTTATAATAGATTTTGTTATATTTAATTTTATTATCTTATTTATTATGAAAGTAAGTGTGGGAAAACTGCTGAAATTATACAGTATACCAGCTGTGTTTATACTGACTACACTTATTCCCATGTTTTTTATAAAAGGAGATATAACATTACTTCTGCTGAGAGCATTTGCATCTCTTTCCGCTGCGTATTTTCTGGTGTGTTCCACGCCGGCGGCAGATCTGGATTATATTTTTCTTAAGCTGAAATTCCCGAAAATTTTCAGAGAGATGTTCTTGCTGATTTACAGATATATATTTGTTTTATTTGATATAAAAGATCAGGTAATTACTGCGCAGAAGAGCAGATCAGGATATGTAAATTACAGTGCTTCACGGAGATCATTCGGAGTTTTGCTGATATCAATACTAAGAAAAACGTATTATTACAGCAAAAATTCCGTAAAAGCCGTAGAAGCCAGACTTGGAAATGAATTTATATTTTATCAAAGAAGATATAACAAGCCGGGTAAAGAAGTAGTTTTTATAATAACAATATTATTAATAAATTTATTTTTGGTGGTATGGTATGCTTAA
- a CDS encoding energy-coupling factor ABC transporter ATP-binding protein codes for MLKLEDVVFSYEKGTEIIKGININIEKGKKIVFLGENGSGKSTLFLIMNGLLKPDTGNLYFKGEKIGYKKKELDKFREKVGIVFQDPEIQIFAPTVMQEIAFGLKNLGCSQEETEQRALEAMKALEIENLQDTPCHHLSYGQKKRVAIASITAMKPEILILDEPLAWLDPKNKKRILEILLNFSNEGKTMIVSTHDVNFAYDFADYIFVLRDGQLLKSGDKKEVFSDFEFLKNANLDVPVVLKMYSHLKDSLNTDFDSFLAGYNRFLKENF; via the coding sequence ATGCTTAAATTGGAAGATGTTGTTTTTTCTTATGAAAAAGGAACGGAAATAATAAAGGGAATAAATATTAATATAGAAAAGGGAAAGAAGATAGTATTTCTCGGAGAAAACGGGTCAGGAAAATCTACGCTGTTTTTAATTATGAACGGACTTTTGAAACCAGATACGGGAAACCTTTATTTTAAAGGTGAAAAGATAGGATATAAGAAAAAAGAGCTGGATAAATTCAGGGAAAAAGTAGGCATCGTATTTCAGGATCCGGAAATACAAATCTTTGCTCCCACAGTAATGCAGGAAATAGCCTTTGGTTTGAAAAATCTCGGCTGTTCTCAGGAAGAAACAGAGCAAAGGGCTTTGGAAGCAATGAAGGCTCTGGAGATAGAAAACTTACAGGATACACCATGCCACCATCTAAGCTATGGTCAGAAAAAAAGAGTAGCTATAGCTTCTATAACGGCGATGAAGCCGGAAATACTGATATTGGACGAGCCTCTTGCCTGGCTGGATCCTAAAAATAAAAAGCGGATATTGGAAATACTTCTAAACTTCTCAAATGAAGGGAAAACAATGATTGTTTCCACACATGACGTTAATTTTGCATATGATTTTGCTGACTACATTTTTGTGTTGCGTGATGGACAGCTTTTGAAAAGCGGAGATAAAAAAGAAGTTTTTTCTGATTTTGAGTTTTTGAAAAATGCAAATCTGGATGTTCCTGTGGTTCTGAAAATGTACAGTCATTTAAAAGACAGTCTGAATACAGATTTTGACAGTTTTCTTGCAGGATATAACAGATTTTTGAAGGAGAATTTTTAG
- a CDS encoding cobyrinate a,c-diamide synthase, translated as MRKILIAGTMSGSGKTTASSILMSAFENVAPFKIGPDYIDPGYHRLFTGNGSYNLDSFMFDEDTLKYIFEENSKGKDIAVIEGVMGLYDGINHTKDNFSTAHTARILDVPVILVVNAKGISTSIAAEILGFVNFDKDVNIAGVILNNVSGEKLYLSLKEAVEKYTGIECLGYIPKDEKIGVESRHLGLKQAFEVEDSAERKEFLKDIGEKYLNLKRIYEIAESSKEYNINNPADGLKDIFKGKRAAVARDKAFSFYYESNFDMMRHAGLELVEFSPVYDSKIPENIDFIYLGGGYPELYAEELAGNTAMKKSITEAHEAGIPIYAECGGFIYLTDGLKTTDEKFYEFCGILDMKIAMKKRLNMGRFGYIHIDMENGIKTKGHEFHYSDIFDNNEKHCFYSIKKEDGREWKCGYKKGNTLAGYPHIAFYSEPEFLKFLFGMQL; from the coding sequence ATGAGAAAGATATTAATTGCAGGAACTATGAGCGGAAGCGGGAAAACCACAGCAAGCAGTATTCTAATGTCAGCTTTTGAAAATGTTGCTCCGTTTAAAATAGGGCCTGATTATATAGATCCCGGTTATCACAGACTTTTTACCGGAAATGGCTCATATAATCTGGATTCATTTATGTTTGACGAGGATACACTGAAATATATATTTGAAGAAAACTCCAAAGGGAAAGACATAGCGGTAATAGAAGGTGTAATGGGGCTTTATGACGGAATAAACCATACAAAGGATAATTTCAGCACTGCACATACTGCAAGGATTCTTGATGTTCCGGTAATTCTCGTGGTGAATGCAAAAGGAATATCTACCAGCATAGCAGCAGAAATACTGGGATTTGTGAATTTTGATAAAGATGTTAATATAGCAGGGGTTATTCTGAATAATGTTTCCGGAGAAAAGCTTTATCTCAGCCTGAAAGAAGCTGTGGAAAAGTATACAGGCATTGAATGTCTGGGATATATTCCAAAAGATGAAAAAATAGGAGTGGAAAGCAGGCATCTCGGCTTAAAGCAGGCTTTTGAGGTAGAAGACTCCGCTGAAAGAAAAGAATTTTTGAAAGATATCGGGGAAAAATACCTGAATTTGAAAAGAATATATGAGATCGCAGAAAGTTCCAAGGAATATAATATAAATAATCCTGCTGACGGGCTGAAAGATATTTTCAAAGGAAAGAGAGCTGCTGTGGCACGGGATAAGGCATTTTCATTTTATTACGAGTCAAACTTTGATATGATGAGACATGCTGGTCTGGAACTTGTGGAATTTAGTCCTGTGTATGACAGCAAAATTCCGGAAAATATTGATTTCATATATCTTGGCGGCGGTTATCCCGAGCTTTATGCAGAAGAACTAGCCGGAAATACAGCGATGAAAAAAAGTATCACAGAGGCACATGAGGCAGGAATCCCGATATATGCAGAGTGCGGAGGATTTATCTATCTTACAGACGGGCTGAAAACTACTGATGAGAAATTTTATGAATTCTGCGGAATATTAGATATGAAAATAGCTATGAAAAAAAGACTGAATATGGGACGATTCGGATATATACATATTGATATGGAAAACGGGATAAAAACAAAAGGACATGAATTTCACTATTCAGATATATTTGATAATAATGAAAAGCATTGTTTTTACAGTATAAAGAAGGAAGACGGCAGGGAATGGAAATGCGGCTACAAAAAAGGCAATACTCTCGCCGGTTATCCGCATATTGCTTTTTATTCCGAGCCTGAATTTTTAAAATTTTTGTTTGGGATGCAGCTATAG
- the cbiD gene encoding cobalt-precorrin-5B (C(1))-methyltransferase CbiD, with protein sequence MEGYRYYQGKQLRCGFTTGSAAAAAAQAAMAAFFGKNTPDEVRIDLPAGGTLKIQINTIRIRDGYTIASVIKDGGDDPDITHGIEIFSKISLREDNMVNIYGGIGVGTVTKPGLPMKVGMSSINPVPMKMIENEVRKILPAGKGVDVEIFVPEGEEIAKRTLNPKLGVLGGISILGTTGIVKPMSEEAFKDSLAIELKMLLAENPEKEVVFVFGNHGKRFMKEKFGIDEGKVLVISNFVGFMLDRACEYGVKKIFFAGDLGKFVKVAGGIFHTHSRMSDAKLEILTANALLAGEGRENLLKILNSNTTEEAVNYVTKKETFTLLAEKAKEKCQEYVRRNGAEITVETLIFASGGRELGRSKGWKL encoded by the coding sequence ATGGAAGGATATAGATATTATCAGGGAAAACAGTTAAGGTGCGGTTTTACTACAGGAAGTGCTGCGGCAGCAGCAGCGCAGGCGGCAATGGCTGCATTCTTCGGGAAAAATACTCCCGATGAAGTAAGAATTGATCTTCCCGCAGGCGGAACTTTGAAAATACAGATAAATACCATACGTATAAGGGACGGTTATACTATAGCCTCTGTAATAAAAGACGGCGGAGACGATCCTGATATTACGCACGGTATTGAGATATTTTCCAAAATAAGTCTTCGTGAGGATAATATGGTAAATATATACGGCGGAATAGGCGTAGGGACTGTTACCAAACCCGGGCTTCCCATGAAAGTCGGTATGTCTTCCATAAATCCCGTACCTATGAAAATGATAGAAAATGAAGTGCGGAAAATTCTTCCAGCCGGTAAAGGCGTGGATGTAGAAATATTTGTTCCCGAAGGGGAAGAGATCGCTAAAAGAACGCTGAATCCCAAACTTGGTGTCCTCGGCGGTATTTCAATATTAGGGACAACTGGAATAGTGAAACCTATGTCAGAAGAGGCTTTTAAGGATTCACTTGCTATAGAGCTGAAAATGCTTTTAGCTGAAAATCCTGAAAAAGAAGTGGTTTTTGTATTTGGAAACCATGGAAAAAGGTTTATGAAGGAAAAATTCGGCATAGATGAAGGGAAAGTGCTTGTAATAAGTAATTTTGTGGGGTTTATGCTTGACAGGGCATGTGAATACGGAGTAAAGAAAATCTTTTTTGCAGGAGATCTCGGAAAGTTTGTAAAAGTGGCAGGGGGAATATTTCACACACACAGCAGAATGTCAGATGCAAAACTGGAAATATTAACTGCTAATGCACTGCTTGCAGGGGAAGGAAGAGAAAATCTGCTGAAAATACTAAATTCCAATACCACGGAAGAAGCTGTCAACTATGTGACGAAAAAGGAAACATTTACTCTTCTTGCAGAAAAAGCAAAAGAAAAATGTCAGGAGTATGTGAGAAGAAATGGTGCGGAAATAACTGTGGAAACTCTGATATTTGCTTCAGGGGGAAGAGAACTGGGGCGGAGCAAAGGATGGAAACTATAA